From the genome of Hymenobacter sp. PAMC 26628, one region includes:
- the thiS gene encoding sulfur carrier protein ThiS, with the protein MALNDAVVPRAEWATRAVQPHDRLTIIRATQGG; encoded by the coding sequence GTGGCCCTGAACGACGCTGTGGTGCCCCGCGCCGAGTGGGCCACCCGCGCCGTGCAGCCCCACGACCGCCTCACCATTATCCGCGCCACCCAAGGGGGCTAG
- a CDS encoding thiamine phosphate synthase, with protein MVAHAEAAELACQGGVRWVQFRAKNLSYAEWRQRASETQAVCRRHGAVLIVNDSPALALEIGADGVHLGQQDMNSAEARALLGPHVLIGGTANTFADVERLAAVGVDYVGLGPLRFTTTKEKLSPLLGLAGYAAVLGQCRAVGLALPIVGIGGVALADVPALRAAGLYGVAVAGAIGGAPSPAATAAQFLAALNEPVKTLAL; from the coding sequence TTGGTTGCCCATGCCGAAGCGGCTGAACTGGCTTGCCAAGGCGGGGTGCGCTGGGTGCAGTTCCGGGCGAAAAACCTGTCCTACGCTGAGTGGCGGCAGCGCGCGTCGGAAACCCAAGCTGTGTGTCGCCGCCACGGTGCCGTGCTCATCGTCAACGACAGCCCGGCGCTGGCGTTGGAAATTGGCGCCGACGGTGTGCACTTGGGCCAGCAGGACATGAACTCCGCGGAGGCCCGCGCCCTTCTGGGGCCCCACGTCCTCATCGGCGGCACGGCCAACACCTTTGCCGACGTCGAGCGGTTGGCCGCCGTGGGCGTGGACTACGTGGGGCTGGGGCCGCTGCGCTTCACCACTACCAAGGAAAAGCTAAGCCCGCTGCTGGGGCTAGCCGGCTACGCGGCTGTGCTAGGGCAGTGCCGGGCGGTGGGGCTGGCGCTGCCCATCGTCGGCATTGGGGGCGTGGCGCTGGCCGACGTGCCCGCGCTGCGGGCCGCCGGGCTGTACGGCGTAGCGGTGGCCGGGGCCATCGGCGGGGCCCCCAGCCCCGCGGCGACGGCCGCGCAGTTTCTCGCAGCATTGAATGAACCAGTTAAAACACTCGCATTATGA
- a CDS encoding acetamidase/formamidase family protein, translating to MKTLFLGLLLTAGLLGAPAAWAQRQPQHELQITPATAAWGYYDAAAPPVLRIKSGESVRVHTLITSNPARLEGAGVAPAQVEQSLRDITTQVTNKGPGGHILTGPIFVEGAEPGDVLEVRIQRIKLAIPYAYNAFGPKSGFIPEDFPYAKMKIIPLDEKQGVAHFAPGIDVPLRPFFGSMGVAPPVAAGRINSAPPGIHGGNLDNRELVVGTTLYLPVHVPGALFFVGDGHAGQGNGEVDITALETSLVGDLQFIVRKDLHQKLPRAETPTAYISMGLNEDLTLAAKDAVREMIDFLVATRGLSRDDAYMLVSVAGDLDVTQVVDGTRGAHVILPKSIFGKK from the coding sequence ATGAAAACACTTTTCCTCGGATTACTGCTAACCGCCGGCCTGCTGGGGGCCCCGGCGGCGTGGGCCCAGCGCCAGCCGCAGCACGAATTGCAAATCACGCCGGCCACCGCGGCCTGGGGCTACTACGACGCCGCCGCGCCGCCGGTGCTGCGCATTAAGTCGGGCGAGAGCGTGCGGGTGCACACGCTCATCACCTCCAACCCCGCGCGGCTGGAAGGGGCGGGCGTGGCCCCGGCGCAGGTCGAGCAGTCCTTGCGCGACATCACCACGCAAGTAACCAACAAGGGGCCCGGGGGGCACATCCTCACGGGGCCCATTTTTGTGGAAGGCGCCGAGCCCGGCGACGTGCTGGAGGTGCGCATCCAGCGCATCAAGCTGGCCATTCCCTATGCCTACAACGCGTTTGGGCCCAAGAGCGGCTTCATTCCGGAGGACTTCCCGTACGCGAAGATGAAAATCATTCCGCTCGACGAGAAGCAGGGCGTGGCCCATTTCGCGCCGGGCATTGACGTGCCGCTACGGCCGTTTTTTGGCAGTATGGGCGTGGCCCCACCGGTGGCCGCGGGCCGCATCAACAGCGCGCCGCCCGGCATCCACGGCGGCAACCTCGACAACCGGGAGCTGGTGGTGGGCACCACGCTGTACTTGCCGGTGCACGTGCCCGGGGCCCTGTTTTTTGTGGGCGACGGCCACGCTGGGCAGGGCAACGGCGAGGTCGACATCACGGCCCTGGAAACCTCGCTCGTCGGCGACCTCCAGTTCATTGTGCGCAAAGACTTGCACCAGAAGCTGCCCCGTGCCGAAACGCCCACCGCTTACATCAGCATGGGCCTGAACGAGGACCTAACCCTGGCCGCCAAGGACGCGGTGCGCGAGATGATTGATTTCCTGGTGGCCACCCGCGGCCTAAGCCGCGACGACGCCTACATGCTGGTGAGCGTGGCCGGCGACCTCGACGTGACGCAGGTGGTGGACGGCACCCGCGGGGCCCACGTCATCCTGCCCAAAAGTATTTTCGGGAAAAAATAG
- a CDS encoding pentapeptide repeat-containing protein: protein MKPSRKPVVLRPPTRFPSDQVVERWDARRLLAEGPEFEQFHFIGGDFGGADLSRLRFLDCRFERCNLAAAQLNQTALQNVAFDGCKLLGVPFGACRDLFFGVHFDHCQLRYATFGGRKMPATRFAHCTLDEADFTNADLTGALFADCSLVGTVFHDTQLAGADFRTATGLALDPEANGLAGARFALASLPGLLEKYGLVVE, encoded by the coding sequence ATGAAACCGTCCCGCAAACCCGTTGTGCTGCGCCCGCCCACCCGTTTCCCCTCCGACCAAGTGGTGGAGCGCTGGGACGCCCGCCGCCTGCTGGCCGAGGGCCCCGAGTTCGAGCAGTTCCATTTCATCGGTGGCGACTTTGGCGGGGCCGACCTCAGCCGCCTGCGCTTCCTCGACTGCCGCTTCGAGCGCTGCAACCTGGCCGCGGCGCAGCTCAACCAAACCGCCCTGCAAAACGTGGCCTTCGACGGCTGCAAGCTGCTGGGCGTGCCCTTCGGGGCCTGCCGCGACCTGTTTTTTGGCGTGCACTTCGATCACTGCCAGCTGCGCTACGCTACCTTCGGGGGCCGCAAAATGCCGGCCACCCGCTTCGCCCACTGCACCCTCGACGAGGCCGATTTTACCAACGCCGACCTCACCGGGGCCCTGTTTGCCGACTGCTCGCTGGTCGGCACCGTGTTTCACGACACCCAGCTGGCCGGGGCCGATTTCCGCACCGCCACCGGCCTCGCCCTCGACCCCGAAGCCAACGGCCTCGCAGGGGCCCGTTTCGCCCTGGCCAGCCTACCGGGCTTATTGGAGAAGTACGGGCTGGTGGTGGAGTAA
- a CDS encoding bestrophin-like domain, with protein MLASAWLAVVDSYWATFIYPVGLGLAVYLGSWLAQRQYLRHGRAWKPIGVEGGIFSMFGLLLSFTMVASGTAVKTRDATVHAEANSISDLHRQSQLYPPALRARVRRYLLASLRDQLAHPTPNATECLRLVHRADSLNQAFDAGLLAHLAGAPADRPVVQQILTLAAAKNANYFALLYTFRERTPRTILVALVVLSLAMGFMIGFMNRFQDYPSQIIPIIFVVAVAVLVTTIRDLDNPGRGVVTPDYDDLTNVEAVIRRGP; from the coding sequence TTGCTTGCTTCCGCCTGGCTGGCCGTCGTCGATTCGTACTGGGCCACCTTCATCTACCCCGTGGGGCTGGGCCTGGCCGTGTACCTGGGCAGCTGGCTGGCCCAGCGCCAGTACCTGCGCCACGGGCGGGCCTGGAAGCCGATTGGCGTAGAAGGTGGCATTTTCAGCATGTTCGGCCTGCTGCTTTCCTTCACGATGGTGGCCTCGGGCACGGCCGTCAAAACCCGCGACGCCACGGTGCACGCCGAGGCCAACAGCATTTCCGACCTGCACCGCCAGAGCCAGCTGTACCCGCCGGCGCTGCGGGCCCGGGTGCGGAGGTACTTATTGGCGTCGTTGCGCGACCAGCTGGCCCACCCCACCCCCAACGCCACTGAGTGCCTGCGCCTGGTGCACCGCGCCGACTCGCTCAACCAGGCCTTCGACGCCGGCCTGCTGGCCCACCTGGCCGGGGCCCCCGCGGACCGCCCCGTGGTGCAGCAGATTTTGACGCTGGCGGCCGCCAAAAACGCCAATTATTTCGCCCTGCTCTACACGTTTCGCGAGCGCACGCCGCGCACCATTTTGGTGGCGCTGGTGGTGCTCTCGCTGGCCATGGGCTTTATGATTGGCTTCATGAACCGCTTCCAGGACTACCCCAGCCAGATTATTCCCATCATTTTCGTCGTCGCGGTGGCCGTGCTCGTCACCACCATCCGCGACCTCGACAACCCCGGCCGCGGCGTGGTGACGCCCGACTACGACGACCTCACCAACGTGGAAGCCGTCATTCGCCGGGGGCCCTAG
- a CDS encoding hydroxymethylpyrimidine/phosphomethylpyrimidine kinase, translated as MRPYVLTIAGFDPSAGAGVLADVKTLEASSVYGLAVCTALTVQTDAVFERVRWVPLADVQDQIRPLLARFEVGFVKEVGLIEGLLLLLELLQWLRAQNPHIQVIWDPVLQATAGYKFHPQPDPQLLQATCQELALIAPNRPEALRLCPAATTEAAAETLAAQCPVLLKGGHAAGALATDVLLAAGQRHAFGAPRLPHGAKHGSGCVLSAAVLARLALGDDLPAACRAGKAYTTRFLASNDTLLGYHSRI; from the coding sequence ATGCGCCCCTACGTACTCACCATTGCTGGCTTCGACCCCAGCGCCGGGGCCGGCGTGCTGGCCGACGTGAAAACGCTGGAAGCCAGCAGCGTGTACGGGCTGGCCGTCTGTACTGCCCTCACGGTGCAAACCGACGCGGTGTTTGAGCGGGTGCGCTGGGTGCCGCTAGCCGACGTCCAAGACCAAATCCGGCCGCTGCTGGCGCGGTTTGAAGTTGGCTTCGTGAAGGAGGTTGGCCTCATTGAGGGCCTGCTGCTGCTGCTGGAATTGTTGCAGTGGCTGAGGGCCCAAAACCCGCATATTCAAGTCATTTGGGACCCGGTGCTGCAAGCCACGGCGGGCTACAAGTTCCACCCGCAACCCGACCCGCAGCTGCTGCAAGCCACCTGCCAGGAACTAGCGCTCATCGCCCCCAACCGGCCCGAAGCCCTGCGCCTCTGCCCTGCCGCCACGACCGAAGCGGCCGCCGAAACGCTGGCTGCCCAGTGCCCAGTGCTGTTGAAGGGCGGGCACGCCGCCGGGGCCCTGGCCACCGACGTGCTGCTGGCCGCCGGCCAACGGCACGCGTTTGGGGCCCCACGCCTGCCGCACGGCGCCAAGCACGGCAGCGGCTGCGTATTGTCTGCGGCCGTGCTGGCTCGGCTGGCGCTGGGCGACGACCTGCCCGCTGCCTGCCGGGCGGGCAAGGCCTATACCACCCGGTTTTTAGCTAGCAACGATACGTTGTTAGGGTACCACTCTAGAATATAA